One genomic region from Rosa rugosa chromosome 1, drRosRugo1.1, whole genome shotgun sequence encodes:
- the LOC133726771 gene encoding protein WUSCHEL-like encodes MEPQHRHPTEDGGSNKAAGSNANMLRRKSSTRWIPTTDHIRILKELFYNKGVKSPTIEQIQRICLQLKWYGKIKFKNVYYWFVNQRALEKQKKRSTSDVHVPMQRSGLVGDDNVTNWKHEDQYINFGSSAPASASSAGVMIAFNGQMGNYGGYGSMNMEKSARDCSISAGGGTSSTFFEQTFMEQRGEDHQEIETLSLFPVHGEDIFGNMKTTSD; translated from the coding sequence atggaaccgcAACACCGGCatccaaccgaggatggaggaagtaacaaagcagccgggagtaatGCTAACATGCTTCGCAGGAAGAGCAGTACTAGGTGGattcccactacagatcatataagaatcctcaaggagcttttctacaacaagggagttaagtccccaactatagagcagattcagaggatctgtctccagctgaaatggtacggcaagatcaagttcaagaacgtctattattggttcgtgaaccaaagggctctggagaagcagaagaagaggtccacttcggatgttcatgtgcccatgcaaagatcagggcttgttggtgatgacaatgttaccaattggaaacatgaggatcagtatattaactttggatcttctgcacctgcttctgcttcttccgctggtgtgatgattgcttttaacgggcagatggggaactatggcggttatggatctatgaacatggagaagagtgctagggattgttcaatctcagctggagggggaactagttctactttctttgaacaaactttcatggaacaaagaggagaagatcaccaggagattgaaaccctttcactgtttcccgtgcatggtgaggacatctttggcaacatgaagactacttccgat